The Acetivibrio saccincola genome window below encodes:
- the rsmD gene encoding 16S rRNA (guanine(966)-N(2))-methyltransferase RsmD, which translates to MEERVILRVISGSAKGHKLKTIGGKETRPTADRVKESVFNIISGFVAGARVLDLYSGTGNLGIEALSRGAVFSLFVEKSRECILTIKHNLLHTKLSEKSSVMAMDVFTALDKLSKESRKFDIIFLDPPYNKNLVEKTLKCLVESDIIEQDGIIIAEHDLKDEVPQEAGHLKRFRYQKYGDTAVSFYR; encoded by the coding sequence ATGGAGGAAAGGGTCATATTAAGGGTAATTTCGGGAAGTGCTAAGGGACATAAATTAAAAACTATTGGCGGAAAAGAGACAAGGCCAACTGCTGACAGAGTTAAGGAATCGGTTTTTAATATAATATCAGGTTTTGTAGCCGGGGCAAGGGTTCTTGATTTATATTCAGGAACCGGTAATTTAGGGATTGAGGCATTAAGCAGGGGGGCAGTTTTTTCCTTGTTTGTTGAAAAAAGCAGGGAATGTATTTTGACAATAAAACACAATCTTCTTCATACTAAACTTAGTGAGAAGTCATCTGTTATGGCTATGGATGTATTTACTGCCCTGGATAAGCTTTCTAAAGAAAGCAGAAAATTTGATATTATATTTTTAGATCCTCCATATAATAAAAATCTTGTAGAGAAAACCTTAAAATGTTTAGTAGAAAGTGATATAATAGAACAGGACGGGATAATTATAGCAGAACATGACTTAAAAGATGAAGTGCCCCAGGAAGCGGGACATTTAAAAAGATTCCGGTATCAAAAGTATGGAGATACCGCTGTATCTTTTTATAGATGA